One Phaseolus vulgaris cultivar G19833 chromosome 2, P. vulgaris v2.0, whole genome shotgun sequence DNA window includes the following coding sequences:
- the LOC137809026 gene encoding uncharacterized protein → MSVEVFEDHSPDVDITFTKDDLRDFVPHDNDPIVISLITAGRTVHRVLVDQGSSTDVMFWPTFEKLQLSPDQLRPYGGCLYGFAGDQVEVRGYIELRTTFIDGLASRTEKIRYLVVNAPSAYNILLGRLTLNRTGAVPSTRHMKVKLPSMEGMIITIRSDQKEAKKCYENSLKNKRSVCHVSTTPPPGVEPERESRRDMDMALEVAVEGDVPDVPMEDIEARSESAARVEEERSCPETARESGIARALIASEKRPQPVEEWLEKKINDKTFKLGKTLDSETQDQIAGVISRHLDAFAWSASDMPGIDPDFLCHRLAMDPQVRPIRQRRRKFNEEKRLAIKDETQKLLAAGYIREIQYPEWLANVVLVKKSSEKWRMCVDFTDLNKVCPKDSYPLPSIDALVDSASGCKLLSFLDAFSGYNQIKMHPMDEEKNRHVTDLEELFTTIARYKLKLNPKKCVFGVEAGKFLGFLLSERGIEANPDKCATILEMRSPAIVKEV, encoded by the coding sequence atgtcagtggaggtttttgaagaccactcgcccgacgtggacatcacgttcaccaaggatGACCTTAGGGATTTCGTGCCTCACGACAATGACCCTATCGTAATCTCGCTCATCACGGCAGGAAGGACTGTTCATCGAGTGCTGGTCGATCAAGGAAGTTcgacagatgtgatgttttggccgacttttgaGAAGTTACAATTATCCCCCGACCAGCTGAGGCCATACGGGGGCTGCCTGTACGGTTTCGCCGGGGACCAGGTGGAGGTtagggggtatattgagttaaGGACGACGTTCATAGACGGTCTGGCCTCGCGCACAGAGAAGATAAGGTATCTCGTCGTAAACGCTCCAtcggcatacaacatcctgttgggtagGCTAACACTCAACAGgacaggagctgtgccttcaacaaggcacatgaaggtcaagctacCATCAATGGAAGGGATGATCATCACCATCCgttctgaccaaaaggaggcgaagaagtgctatgaaaatagcctcaagaacaagagatctGTATGCCACGTATCCACAACGCCGCCTCCTGGTGTGGAACCTGAGCGAGAAAGCCGGCGAGATATGGATATGGCGTTGGAGGTGGCCGTCGAGGGCGATGTGCccgatgtgccaatggaggataTTGAGGCGAGGTCCGAGAGCGCCGCTCGGGTGGAGGAAGAGAGAAGCTGCCCGGAGACTGCCAGGGAGTCAGGTATCGCGAGGGCGTTGATCGCCAGCGAGAAGAGGCCTCAGCCGGTGGAGGaatggcttgagaagaagatcaacgacAAGACGTTTAAACTGGGGAAAACCTTAGACAGCGAGACACAAGACCAAATCGCCGGGGTTATAAGTAGACATCTGGATgcatttgcatggtctgcttctgACATGCCGGGgattgaccccgatttcttgtgccatcgtttagctatggatccccaagtcaggccaatccgccagagaaggagaaagttcaatgaagagaaGAGGTTGGCGATCAAGGACGAGACGCAGAAACTTCTGGCAGCAGGCTatatcagggagatccaatatccagaatggctcgctaacgtcgttctggtcaagaagagcagcgagaaatggcggatgtgtgttgacttcacggatctGAATAAAGtctgcccaaaggattcttatcctttgccaagtatagatgccctggtagacagtgcgtcggggtgtaagttgctcagcttcctggatgccttctcaggatacaaccagattaagatgcatcccatggatgaggaAAAGAACAGGCACGTCACTGACCTagaagagttgttcaccacaatagccaggtacaagctgaaactAAATCCtaagaagtgtgttttcggcgtggaggcaggaaaatttctgggtttcctcttgtcggagaggggaatcgaggcaaaccccgacaaatgtgccaCCATTCTGGAGATGAGGAGTCCTGCCATTGTAAAGGAGGTGTAG